The genomic window GCAAAGGTAAAAATTTCTTGATGGACAAGTATAGTACAGTCACAGCACCGAAGGACAAAAATAGATAAGTTGCCAAAGTATATAAAGCTTGGACTCTGACACTAGCAACTCCTGGCTTAATTTGCAGTACAGAAAATATTAGTGGGACAATTATCTGTCCCATCAAGAAAAAGCCGACAATAAATACTTGCCAGACTATTTCCCAGTCCCAAGGGGTTGTCCAAACTGTTTCTCCATTTTGAGAAAATACAGATTCTTTGCCCTTTGTCAAGCGATTTATTGTTAAATAAATTAGTAGTGATAAACCAATTAAACCTGTTACGGCGGGAATGCTGCTAATAATCGCTAATTTTAGCAATGCTTCCTCAGCAAGCTCTTGTTCTCTAGCTTGGAGTAGCAATTTCGCCTGTGGGCGCTGTTGTAGCTCGTAAAGTTGAGCTAGAGCGCGTCCTTGAAACCAACCTTCTAAGTTTGCTTCAATTAACGCTTCAGCATCGGGAAGTAATTGGGGTGGATTGTTCCATAATCCTGTTAAAACAGAACCTGTAGCAGCTAAAGAGTTATCTTGAGGCGAATTGATAACCTGAAGCCATGTTTGTAGTGCTGGCTCAATTTGTTTTTGCTGTACTTGGAGAATGCCTAAACGTAAATTTAGTTCAGCAATTAATTTTTTGATTTGAGTAACAGATTTAAGTAATTGTGCTTGCTGTGAGGAGCGGGAAGCATCGCTAATGGGGGCAAGTTGAGAATCGGGCTTAGGCAATGGAGCATTACTTTTGGCTGCTAGTTGCAGTTGATTTTGAGCCTTTGCTAAGTTTGTTTGCGCGGATTTTTGCGCGTCAAGATATTGCTTCGTTGCCGATTCTAGAGGATTTTCGCCTAGGAGAGTTTTACTAGCTTTGGCAAGATTGGGGTCAGCATTTGCGGGTGACAACTGTTGAGCGCGAAGTAATAGGTTAGTTTGGTACAATTCCAAGCGGCTTTGGATTTGCGGTTGCTGCCAACTTGCCCATAAGGCACTCCCAGCCAAGAAAATGATTGCTAAAGTGAGCAAACTTAGAATTAACCGCTTAATTGTCATGAATCTTGAATTACTCCTATTTAAACGCCCCTAAGCTTAGTCCAAAGATGCCTACAGTAAAGCGATCGCCTAGGGAAATCACCACAAACTGCATTATGACATTTTGCCCGTTACTTAGAAATTAATTGAGTAGCTGGCTAAGGGTCTGGTAAAATAACGCTGATTTGTTTTGCGTTCACCACAGCAGTTTATCAGGCTATAAGAGGAGAAAAAGATTGACCACTCGCGCGATCGTTGTCCGTCATGGTCAAAGTAGTTATAACACCGAGCGGCGCATCCAGGGACGCAGCGATGTTTCTTCTTTGACTCAAAAAGGTCGTGACGATGCCTTAAAAACTGGTACTGCCCTCAGTCACCTCAATTTTGCCACTATATACAGCAGTCCTTTACAACGAGCAAAAACAACGGCAGAAATTATTAAAGAGTGTTTAGCAACTCCTGCCCAAATTCAAAGCACTGATAATTTAAGAGAAATTGACTTGTCTTTGTGGGAAGGTATGCTGTCTCAAGAAGTTAAAGACAATTTGCCTGAAGACTATCGTTTGTGGAAAGAGCATCCTGACGAATTTGTGATGCTTTTACCTGAAAAGGACGGTGGAGAGAAAAAATATTTTCCGGTTGTATCACTTTACGAGCAAGCGCGGCAGTTTTGGCAAGAAATATTAGCCCGCCATGATGGGGAAACCATTTTAATTGTGGGGCATAATGGCATTAATCGGGCGTTAATCAGCACAGCGCTAGGAATTGCACCTAATCGCTACCATTCTATTCAACAATCTAACTGTGGCATCAGCGTTCTCAATTTTTCGGGACAGTTGGGGCAAAGCGTCCAATTAGAATCAATGAATCAAACCGGGCATGTGGGTGATTTTTTACCCTCTTTGCGTCCAAATCATTGCGGAGTAAGATTGTTGCTGGTACGTCATGGGGAAACAGAATGGAATCGCCAAACCAAGTTTCAAGGACAAATTGATGTGCCTTTAAACGATAATGGGCGATCGCAATCTCGTCTAGCCCAGAAGTTTCTCAAAGACATAGAGTTTGATTTTGCTTTTAGTAGTCCGATGCTACGTCCAAAAGAAACCGCCGAAATTATTTTACAGTCTCACCCCCAGATTGAATTGCAATTGCTTGATGGCTTAAGAGAAATTGGTCATGGTTTGTGGGAAGGAAAATTAGAAACAGAAATTGAGCAAACTTATCCGGGAGAATTGGAGAAGTGGCGGACTGTACCGCAAGAGATCCAAATGCCTGAAGGAGAGAATTTAGAGCAAGTAAGAAAGCGTAGTATTGAGGCTTGGCAGCAAATTGTTAATTATGCACTCCTTCAGCAGTCGCAGACAGGTTTAGTAGTAGCTCACGATGCTACTAATAAAGTTTTGCTATGTCATGTTTTAGGTTTAGATAATCAATATTTTTGGAACTTCCGTCAAGGGAATGGAGCGGTAAGTGTGATTGATTATCCGCAAGGGTTAGATGGTTTACCCGTATTGCAAGCAATGAATATTACAACTCATTTAGGCGGTGGTGTATTAGATAAAACTGCGGCGGGCGCGTTGTGAAGTTGAACTACTAAAAATATGACCAGCGAATTGCTACAACAAGTGCGGGTAATAGATCCTGTTGCCAAAAGCGATCGCATTGCTGATGTGGAAATTTGCGATGGGGTAATTAAGGCGGTACAAGACAACATCTCCGAATGGTCTAACGATACTCAAGTGCGCGATTGTCGCGGGTTGGTATTGGGAGCGGGGTTAATAGATTTATACAGCCATTCTGGAGAGCCAGGTTTTGAAACTAGAGAAACTTTGTCATCGTTGTTAGAAGCGGCGGCGGCGGGAGGTTTTACTAGGTTGTGTATTTTGCCTGATACGATGCCAATCTTAGATAATCTTGCCGCGATCGCACTAATCCAACAAAAAAGGCGAGAATTAACAAATCCTTTACCCAAAATGTATGTTTGGGGGGCATTGACTATCGGTGTCCAAGGGCAACAAATGACCGAACTTGCCGAACTTGCAAAAGGATCTGTTGGCTTTGCTGATGGTAAACCCGTGGCAAATTTGGCACTGCTAAGGCGATTATTGGAGTATTTGAAGCCTGTTGGTAAGCCCGTTGCCTTGTGGTGTTGCGATCGCCAATTGGTCGGTAATGGGGTGATGCGCGAGGGTACAGACTCAATTATTTTGGGTTTGCCTGGAAATCCCCACTTTTCCGAAACAACGGCAATCGCGGCAGTCATAGAATTAGTAGCAGCAATTGGTACACCCGTGCATATTATGCGCGTTTCTACCGCTCGTAGCGTCCAGTTAATCGCCCAAGCCAAAGCCCAAGGATTGCCGATTACCGCTAGTAGTAGCTGGATGCACTTATTGCTCGATACTAAGTCCCATTACAACTACGATCCTAATTTGCGTTTAGAGCCACCTTTGGGCAACCCGCGCGATCGCCTAGCATTACTTGAAGGAGTAAGATCGGGAGTTATTGATGCGATCGCCCTCGATTTAGCTCCCTATACCTACGAAGAAAAAACCGTTGCTTTTGCGGAAGCACCCCCAGGAGTGATAGGGTTTGAACTAGCTTTAGGCTTGCTGTGGCAGCAATTGGTAGCCAACGGTCAATGGTCGGCTTTGGAACTTTGGCGCTCTATTAGCCTGAATCCAGCCAATTGTTTGCAACAAACAATTAAAGAAATTTGTCCCGGTAATCCTGCCGAACTGACTTTGTTTGCGCCCCAGCTTTCTTGGCTTGTAGAGGCTAAAACCCTCAAGTCTCTTGCTACTAATACTCCTTGGCTAGGGCAAAAAATTACCGGGCGCGTGGTACAAACTTGGGTAACGTAATATTTTTTTAACAGTTTTTCGCGGAATTCCCCTCCCTCAGCGCCGCGCTATCCATCCCCTCCCTGCGAGGCGCTGATGATTCTATCTGTGATGATGTTGTACCGCAGGTACTACGGGTAGAGGAGATAGATGAAGAATTGCCAATCTATGTTATAATATTATCACCAATAGACAATATTGATAATGTATCGAGCTTACAAGTTTAGATTGTATCCAACTAACGAACAAAAAACAGCCTTAGCGAAAAGCTTTGGCTGTTGTCGTTGGTATTACAATTACTCTCTAAATCTGTGTCAAGAGACTTACAAGTTGTCTGGTAAAAGTTTATCTAGAGGTGCTTTACAAGGTTTATTACCTAGCCTTAAAAAAGAATATGTTTGGTTAAGCGATGCTTATTCACAATGCTTGCAGTATGTGGCACTTAATCTGTCTACAGCCTACAAAAATTTCTTTGACAAAAAAGCAGGGTTTCCTAAGTTCAAGTCAAGGCATGGTAGGCAATCAATTAGTTATCCTTCTAACGTAAAGTTGGAGGATGATTATATATTGATGCCGGGTAAAGTTGGAAAGATTTACTGCCAGCAAGAGCGAAAGTTTGACGGAATAATCAAGACTGTTACAGTCTCTCTTAATCCCGATGGTAAATACTTTGCAGCAATTTTAGTTGACGATGGAAAAGAAAACCCAACACTTTCTAGCGAGGGAAAAGCGGTAGGAATTGACTTAGGATTAACTCACTTTTGTATTACCAGCAATGGTAGTAAATTCGACAATCCTCGTCATCATAGAAAACACGCCCATAACCTCAAAAAGAAACAACAAAGTCTTGCACGCAAACAAAAAGGTAGTAATACTAGGCTTAAAGCCAAAAAGCTAGTAGCCAAAATTCATTCAAAAATCAAAAGAGTTAGAGAAGATTTTTTACACAAGCTATCCCGCAAGATAGTAAACGAAAACCAAGTTGTTGCCGTAGAAAATCTCAATGTTAAAGGTATGGTACGAAACCATAATTTAGCTAAAGCTATTAGTGACTGTGGATGGGGTCAATTTTGTACCATGCTCAAATACAAGTGCCAGTGGGACGGAAAAACCTATATTGAAGTAGACAGGTTTTTCGCTTCTTCTAAAACTTGTAATGTTTGCCTCAATAAAATAGGTAGTTTGGCGTTAGATGTGAGATCGTGGGATTGTGCTAAGTGCAAAACTCATCACGACAGAGACATAAATGCTGCTCTCAATATCAGAAATGAAGCCTTGCGGATATTGTCGTTAGGAACTAGCGACACAGCCAATGGAGGGAATGTAAGTCAACCTGGTAAAACTTCGGTTTTGTTAGATGCTGTTCCCCGTGAAGTTGGAAACCCCACCCCTCTTTAGGGTGGGGTAGTTCATTCCAAGTCACCGAGGCGATTGGGGGGCCAAAAACGTACTACAGCACGACCAATGATCTGATTTTTTGGCACAAAACCCCACATATGACTATCACAACTATTGTTGCGGTTATCACCCAGCATTAAGTAAGAGTTTTGCGGTACGGTAATCGGGCCTAATTCATAATTAGGGGCATCGGCGATGTATTCTTCGGATAGAGCGCGATCGTTGATGTAAACTCGCCCTTGGGTAACGTGAATTTTGTCCCCTGGTACGCCAATTAATCGCTTAATATAAGCATCTTTAATTTCAGGGACTTCTGGCTTATTGGGATCTGGATGCCAAGGATCTAGGGTTTCGCTTTCGGGAGAAGCAGGAACAAGTTGCTGCGAACAAACTTTAGCGCTATTGGGAGGCATAAATACGACAATATCTCCCCGTTGCGGCGATTGAAGGCGATAACTTACTTTATCGATAATCAATTTGTCATTGATTTGCAGAGTTGGTAGCATTGAGCCTGTAGGAATCCAACGCGCTTCAGCTACGAAGGTACGAATTCCCAAAGAAAGAATAATACTAAGAGCGATCGTTCTACCTAGTTCGCCTAGCCATGAACCTTCACGATCTTTTTGCGAATTGTTATCAGACACTTGCTTTGACTCGCGGGACATATATATTTAATAGCCTAAATAAGAATTTTTAGTAATGTTGTTAGCTAGATTTTTAGAGACTTTACCTATCTAAGTTTAAAGTTTTCTACATAAAATATGTTAATTTTGGCACGATCACCACTAAAAAAATTTAGCTTGCCAATTATTGCCATGGCCCTCAATTCCAGTTTACTTATCCGTCACGCCACAATTATGCTCCCTGATGGGGAATTTTTAGTTGGAGATGTGCTAGTGCGCGATCGCCTCATTGTCCAAGTTGCTCCAGAAATTACGGCTTTGGGTACTAAAGAAATAGACGCAACGGGATTGACTTTGTTGCCGGGAGTTATTGACCCCCAGGTACACTTTCGCGAACCCGGTTTAGAACACAAAGAAGACTTGTTTACAGCTAGTTGTGCCTGTGCCAAGGGTGGAGTAACGTCTTTTCTAGAAATGCCCAACACGCGCCCGCTAACAATTACTCAGGAAGCTTTAGATGACAAGTTGCAACGGGCAGCGCAAAAATGTGTAGTTAATTATGGTTTTTTTATTGGTGCTACTGCCGAAAATTTGCCAGATTTACTCACGGCTAATCCTACCCCCGGCATCAAAATCTTTATGGGTTCGATGCACGGGCCATTGTTGGTAGATAGCGAAGCGGCGTTAGAGGCAATTTTTGCACGCGGTAAGCGCTTAATTGCCGTCCACGCTGAAGATCGAGCCAGAATTGAGGCAAGGCGCTTAGAATTTGCCGGAATCCACGATCCAAAAATCCATTCGCAAATTCAAGACAATCAAACGGCGTTACTTGCTACCCAACTTGCTGTAAAACTAGCCAATAAGTATCAGCGCCGCCTGCATATTTTGCATATGTCAACAGCCGAAGAAGCGGATTTTTTGCGGCAAGATAAACCAAGCTGGATAACAGCCGAAGTCACCCCCCAACACTTGCTATTAAATACTAATGCTTACGATACTATCGGCACTTGGGCGCAGATGAATCCGCCCCTAAAATCGCCCCACGACAACGAAGTTCTCTGGCAAGCTTTATTAGATGGAGTCATAGACTTTATCGCTACCGATCACGCACCCCATACTTTAGCGGAAAAAGCCCAAGAATATCCTAATACACCGTCGGGAATGCCGGGGGTAGAAACATCGTTGCCATTGATGCTAACGGCGGCAATGCAGGGGCGTTGTACAGTGGCACAGGTGGCTAATTGGATGTCTAGTGCCGTAGCTAAAGGATACGGAATTGCCAATAAAGGTGCGATCGCACCGGGTTATGATGCAGATTTAGTATTGGTTGACTTGGAGACTTATCGCCCGGTTGTCCGCGAGGAATTATTAACTAAATGTGGCTGGAGTCCTTTTGAGGGTTGGAAACTGACGGGATGGCCAGTAATAACTATTGTCGGCGGTCAAATTGTTTACGAAAACGGCAAAGTAAATACAGAAGTGCGCGGGGAAGCTTTGAAGTTTGCCGATAGTTAATATCTTGCACTTTCTAAAGCAACTTTTATCCCTAAAGCAATCAAAATTACTCCCATAGTTTTTTCTATATAGTGCGACATCGATAAAAACCGTTTTTTAACTATGGGATGAGAAATTGCTACTGCTAATAAAGTAAACCAGCCTAATGTAAATACAAACATCTGTAATCCATAAAGCGCTCTTATACTTACAGGTGTATTTGGACTAATAACTTGGGTAAATAAACTAAAGAAGAACAAAGTAACTTTAGGATTAAGTATATTAGTAATAAATCCGATTCTTATTGCTTGTTGTCTACTTAGGTCGTGCTTTGATTTTGTGGCATTTATTTTCCCACTTGGTTGAGCTTTTAAGGATTTATAACCGATATAAATTAAATAAGCTGCACCTAAAAGTTTGATAAAGGAAAACAAAACAATTGATTTAGAAATAATTACCCCAATTCCAACTAGCGTATAAGTTACATGAACTAAAATCCCTAGCGATATACCCAAAGCTGAATAAATACCAGTGCGGCGAGAGTAGACTAAACTATTGCGACAGATAATAGCAAAATCTGGGCCAGGACTCATAATTGCTACTAACTGAATAATTGTAATACTTAGAATTTGGGCATAAAAAGACATTTTTAAAACCTTTGACTACAAAAACTCTTTTAATTTGAGTGGCACACCAAAATTAAACATTTCTACTTGTCGCTGCTGGAGTTTATAAGTTAAAGATAATTTTAAATAAGTTGGTGGTTTATTAGCTAATCTTTCCGCCCATTCAATCGCCACAATGCCTAAAGGATATTCCAGTTTATTCCAGTAACTTTCTAAATTTAATTGCTGAACTTCGTGGCTTTCTAAACGATATAAATCTAGATGGTACAGAGGCAAACGCCCTTCGGTATACTCATTAATTAAAGTAAAAGTTGGGCTAACAATTGGTTCGGTAATTCCCAAGCCTTCGCCAATGCCTTGAACTAAAGTAGTTTTACCACTACCCAAATCTCCCTCTAATAAAAGTACACTACCAGCAACTAAAGATTGTCCTAGCCTTATCCCCAATAGTCGCGTAGCTTCAGCATCGGCAAGTAATATGTTCACAGGAGTTTTACCTTCAACCATAAGCGCGACTGTACCAACGCAATAACACTCCTGCTAGGCGTTGGGGGTTGTGTCTAACTACACCTGTGGCTTCGTCTTCATCCATGACATTTGCTAGGATAACGCGTCGCCCTAACTTTGTAACCAATTCGCGGTCGAGAAATACCGGATGAGAGTTTTCTTGAGCATAACGTTTTAAACTACGAGGCGAGGGATATTGTTTGTGGACTAATACGGCATTAAATAACTTTTCGCCACAAGCATTATCGATCGCTCTAATATGATCGGAAACGGTATAACCGTGAGTCTCTCCTGCTTGGGTCATGATATTACACACATAAATGCAAGGTACAGGGGGGACTCTACCGCCGCCTTTGCGCCGGGATGCGATCGCACTGGTTATTTCTGGTACTAATAAGTTAGGAATAACGCTAGTGTAAAGGCTACCTGGCCCAATAATAATACAATCAGCTTCTTCAATGGCTTGGATTACTTTCGGTAAGGCGGGAGGACTTGCGGGGATACTACCAATTTTGAGAATACTTCCGCCAGCTTCGGTAATATTTGATTCCCCTTCAATGCGTCGTCCGTCGGCTAATTGCGCCCACAACCGCATATCGCTAAGGGTTGCGGGTAATACTTTTCCTCTTACGGCTAAAACATCGGAACTTGCTGCGATCGCTCTTTCCAAGTCTCCGGTAATATCGCTCATTGCCGTCAAAAATAGATTACCAAAACTATGACCCGTTAAACCATCCCCTGCTGTAAATCGATACTGGAATAGTTCTGTTAGTAGTGTTTCCTCCGATGCCAAGGCTGCCAAACAGTTGCGAATGTCCCCTGGTGGTAAAACCCCATTTTCTCGTCGCAATCGCCCAGAGGAGCCGCCATCGTCCGCTACAGTGACAATAGCAGTAATGTTATTGCTGTAAGTTTTCAGTCCTCTAAGTAACGTTGATAGACCTGTCCCGCCACCGATAACAACAATTTTTGGGCCGCGATGTAAGCGACGATAGCTAAGTAATACATCGATTAATTCTTCATCACCTTCTGGTCTTAAAACTTCTGTAATTGAACTAACAGTACGAGTTTGTCCCCAGAAAATTAACAATAGCCCGAATAGCAGAATTAAGGGGCCGCTAATATAGTTTGGCAAAAAGTTGGCGATCGTGCTTACTAAGTCTTGTATCAGTTGAATTGCATAAAAAATGGGTGTCAGCTTCACCCATATTGCTAAACCTAAAGCCGTGAGTACAACGCCACCAGCACTTATTAGCAACCAGCGTTTGACCGATAACCCTGGGGAAAGCCATTTAAACCATTGGCTAAGTCTATACTGAGTGCGATTGCGCGACTCTTGCCTAAATAGGTTGATGGCTTGTTTGAAATAACTGATTGACATAGGCTAATTTGACAGGGATTCACAAAATGGCTAGGACGCGATTTTGAATTTAAGCGATGCTACTCTAGTTTTCAACCGTAGGAACTTAAATTCATTGTTCAAGGCTTACTTTAAGTTAGCTTCGTCCACTACCTTAATACTTTTGAGGACGTTGAGGCTGGTTTTTTAGTTGCCATCAAGGTTTATCGGTAACAATACATATTTTATACAATTAATGTCAGGCTTAATCCTACTATCTAAGTGCATAATTTTACTGGCGCTATCTTTATCTATCTAATAGTTAATAAGAGTTAATTGTCTATTCAAAAATTAATTATTAGTTAATGATTATATTGCAATTAAAATTTTACTGTTATTAGCTGATATTTTCTTTGTCTAAATACCTGATAAATATTATTTAATTTCAACTAAACTGCTTATAATTATATAAAACTTATATTTAGTGTTTTTGAGATGGAAAAGCGGATTTTAGGATTAGATCCAGGTTTAGCTATTTTAGGGTTTGGAACAATTTGCTATCAAGTAGAAAATTGTGCAGCTAATGATTCTACTTCTGCTTATACTCTTGCCGCTAAAGTAATGAATAAATCAGTAACTCTCCTAGATTTTGGAGTAATTAAAACTGCTGCCAATGTAGAAATGGGTAAGCGTCTTTGCATTATTTACGAAGACTTAAATACACTTATGGAGGAATGGAAACCCGATCTTGTAGCTGTTGAAAAATTGTTTTTTTACCGGATGGCAAATATTATTACTATAGCTCAAGCTAGGGGAGTAATGATGTTAGTATTAGCTCAACATCAAGTTCCTTTTGTTGAATTTACACCAGCTCAAATTAAACAGGCGCTTACAGGCTGGGGTAATGCAGATAAGCAGGAAGTTCAAGAGGCGGTAGCACGAGAATTAGAGTTAGATTATATTCCGCATCCCGATGATGCTGCTGATGCTTTAGCAGTAGCGTTAACGGCATCTTTTCACTTATAAAAGTTTTTGATTATAGTTTTTTAGCTATTACAACCCTAATATTGATTTGATAAATTACATTTCATTGCTACAATTGTTGCATTATCGCGAGCGCCGCGTGTCAACACTAAATCAATCGTGTTATTGACAGCTACTTTTAAGTTTTGATCTTCTATAAAAATTTTTGCTAGCTCGGTTTGTGGTACTAAATCCCAAACTCCATCGGAGCAAAGGATAATAATATCGTTTTGTTCTAAAAATATTGATAATTCCAAGCCAAAATTTTCTAATGTCTGTACATAGTTAGAGCTTAAGTTTGATTTTGAGCCAATACATTTAGTTAAAATATTTCGTTGTTTGTGTTTGTAACTTTCTTCATAGGTAATGTCACCCTCAGCTAGGAGCATAGCTACTAATGAATGATCTTCGCTCAATTGACAGATCATATTGTTGCGAATTAAATAAATGCGACTATCTCCTACGTGAGCAATTCTTAAATGACGGCAATTAGCCCAAACTATACTTAAAGTAGTTCCGCCATTATTCACATTCTCATAAACACATTTATTTGCTTTTTCAACTACAGATACTAACCATTTATTACATCTTTCTGCACTCTCATTAATACAATCAATAGGTGCTTCAATTACTGTTTTTACAGCTAAATGACTAGCAATTTCACCTTGAGCCAAGCCTCCCATTCCATCAGCTAAAACTGCTAAAATTGTATCTTCATGGCTGCTAGAATACTGTTGCACTCCATAATTATCTTCATTATGCAGACGTTGCATAGATAGTCCGATTGTAGAGTAGCTTTCTACATCCCATTGCACTTTGCGGTTGCTAAATGTTTGGTGAGTTTCGCTTAATGTTTTGGTCAATTGATCTAGACCAATTCTGTCTTCTACAATAACAGAAAGACAAAGACTAATAATTTGGTAGATGCCTGGTATAGGTGGAATATCTAAAGAACTAAAATTGAGCTTTGAGTTGGGCAATTGTTGGTAAATAGACTGATAAAGTAAAGTACCTATAATATAAGCGCTTGTTTTCTCACTAATTGGACAATTAAAACCAACTTCTGGGGCGCAGTAATCAGTTTGTTTACCGAATGCAACCTGTTCGCCGAGCAGATGAACATTAGTTAAATCAAAAAACTTGATTGTCGAATCTACTTGAATAAATGGCGAAATTACCTGAAAACAACACCAGCCTTGCTGATAAATTTGCTGAAATAATTGGCAAATTTGATTAATAATTTTGATAGATACTTCGCAGCTATGTTTTTGCTGCAACCAAATATCTAAAGTTTGTCCTTCTAGGGGTAAATAACTTAGTAGAAGTAACTTTGATTTTGTTAAACTATGAGTATTTTCTACAACCTCGTCTTCTAAATAGTCATAATTTTCGGTAGATTCCCATTCTTCATCAAAGTAGCTATCAGGAGTTGATAGCTGGTTGTAGTTATTAAATAGTTGATTTTCTTCCACCACCATAGCAAAATTGCTTGGATTTGGAATGTCGTCAACTACAAAATTAGTTTGCTCAATTGATTTTATATCAGGAGGGTTAAAGCTAGTTTTTAAATAATCCTCACTGGCAATATTTAAAAATAATTCTACTTCTTCTATACTAAAAGTTAGGAGTTTTGCTATTATTGAGTTTTCTTCAAGAATATGGCGCAACTGTAATTCTCGACTAAGCCCGCCATTTACATCGCCAATACGCAATAAACCAAAATTATCTACTTCTGGGTTAGTATTAGCTCCTACTTTTTGAATAAAAACCTTGTAATAATCTACATCAGCAAACTTACCTAAATGCGTCTTGACAACTAAGTAAAAATTATTTAGTTGAAAACAAGTATCTTCTTGAACAATTAGACAAGACATATTAAAAAATATATTTATAACGAAACAATGTTTTAGAATAATTTGCTAAGTTATCTAAGTGTTGTTGTAAAAATTGTATTCGATTTTTTAATCCTTGTAAAAGATCAGGGCAATAAAGCTCAAGACTTGATCAATTATTTGCAGATAAAAGCTATTTATAAACTTTTAACCACACAAAAAAATAATTAAGAGGGATTCAAGCCTTCTCAATTATTTTCCTACCTATTTTGAAAAAATCCTGCTGACGGTAGTTAGAAATAGCCGCTCATCAAAATTAAACCACAGCTATTATCGCCCGTTCTAGAGCC from Synechocystis sp. PCC 7509 includes these protein-coding regions:
- a CDS encoding CPBP family glutamic-type intramembrane protease codes for the protein MTIKRLILSLLTLAIIFLAGSALWASWQQPQIQSRLELYQTNLLLRAQQLSPANADPNLAKASKTLLGENPLESATKQYLDAQKSAQTNLAKAQNQLQLAAKSNAPLPKPDSQLAPISDASRSSQQAQLLKSVTQIKKLIAELNLRLGILQVQQKQIEPALQTWLQVINSPQDNSLAATGSVLTGLWNNPPQLLPDAEALIEANLEGWFQGRALAQLYELQQRPQAKLLLQAREQELAEEALLKLAIISSIPAVTGLIGLSLLIYLTINRLTKGKESVFSQNGETVWTTPWDWEIVWQVFIVGFFLMGQIIVPLIFSVLQIKPGVASVRVQALYTLATYLFLSFGAVTVLYLSIKKFLPLPPSWFRVKLRENWFLWGLGGYCAALPLVVVVSLLNQQLWQGLGGSNPLLSLVLEGQDKIALGIFFFTAAVAAPLFEEFLFRGFLLPSLTRYFSVWQAILISAFLFAIAHLSLSEVLPLMVLGVVLGFVYTRSRNLLAPMLLHSLWNSGTLVSLFILGSSST
- a CDS encoding RNA-guided endonuclease InsQ/TnpB family protein, coding for MYRAYKFRLYPTNEQKTALAKSFGCCRWYYNYSLNLCQETYKLSGKSLSRGALQGLLPSLKKEYVWLSDAYSQCLQYVALNLSTAYKNFFDKKAGFPKFKSRHGRQSISYPSNVKLEDDYILMPGKVGKIYCQQERKFDGIIKTVTVSLNPDGKYFAAILVDDGKENPTLSSEGKAVGIDLGLTHFCITSNGSKFDNPRHHRKHAHNLKKKQQSLARKQKGSNTRLKAKKLVAKIHSKIKRVREDFLHKLSRKIVNENQVVAVENLNVKGMVRNHNLAKAISDCGWGQFCTMLKYKCQWDGKTYIEVDRFFASSKTCNVCLNKIGSLALDVRSWDCAKCKTHHDRDINAALNIRNEALRILSLGTSDTANGGNVSQPGKTSVLLDAVPREVGNPTPL
- a CDS encoding histidine phosphatase family protein, whose protein sequence is MTTRAIVVRHGQSSYNTERRIQGRSDVSSLTQKGRDDALKTGTALSHLNFATIYSSPLQRAKTTAEIIKECLATPAQIQSTDNLREIDLSLWEGMLSQEVKDNLPEDYRLWKEHPDEFVMLLPEKDGGEKKYFPVVSLYEQARQFWQEILARHDGETILIVGHNGINRALISTALGIAPNRYHSIQQSNCGISVLNFSGQLGQSVQLESMNQTGHVGDFLPSLRPNHCGVRLLLVRHGETEWNRQTKFQGQIDVPLNDNGRSQSRLAQKFLKDIEFDFAFSSPMLRPKETAEIILQSHPQIELQLLDGLREIGHGLWEGKLETEIEQTYPGELEKWRTVPQEIQMPEGENLEQVRKRSIEAWQQIVNYALLQQSQTGLVVAHDATNKVLLCHVLGLDNQYFWNFRQGNGAVSVIDYPQGLDGLPVLQAMNITTHLGGGVLDKTAAGAL
- a CDS encoding dihydroorotase, which encodes MTSELLQQVRVIDPVAKSDRIADVEICDGVIKAVQDNISEWSNDTQVRDCRGLVLGAGLIDLYSHSGEPGFETRETLSSLLEAAAAGGFTRLCILPDTMPILDNLAAIALIQQKRRELTNPLPKMYVWGALTIGVQGQQMTELAELAKGSVGFADGKPVANLALLRRLLEYLKPVGKPVALWCCDRQLVGNGVMREGTDSIILGLPGNPHFSETTAIAAVIELVAAIGTPVHIMRVSTARSVQLIAQAKAQGLPITASSSWMHLLLDTKSHYNYDPNLRLEPPLGNPRDRLALLEGVRSGVIDAIALDLAPYTYEEKTVAFAEAPPGVIGFELALGLLWQQLVANGQWSALELWRSISLNPANCLQQTIKEICPGNPAELTLFAPQLSWLVEAKTLKSLATNTPWLGQKITGRVVQTWVT
- the lepB gene encoding signal peptidase I yields the protein MSRESKQVSDNNSQKDREGSWLGELGRTIALSIILSLGIRTFVAEARWIPTGSMLPTLQINDKLIIDKVSYRLQSPQRGDIVVFMPPNSAKVCSQQLVPASPESETLDPWHPDPNKPEVPEIKDAYIKRLIGVPGDKIHVTQGRVYINDRALSEEYIADAPNYELGPITVPQNSYLMLGDNRNNSCDSHMWGFVPKNQIIGRAVVRFWPPNRLGDLE
- a CDS encoding dihydroorotase, with the translated sequence MLILARSPLKKFSLPIIAMALNSSLLIRHATIMLPDGEFLVGDVLVRDRLIVQVAPEITALGTKEIDATGLTLLPGVIDPQVHFREPGLEHKEDLFTASCACAKGGVTSFLEMPNTRPLTITQEALDDKLQRAAQKCVVNYGFFIGATAENLPDLLTANPTPGIKIFMGSMHGPLLVDSEAALEAIFARGKRLIAVHAEDRARIEARRLEFAGIHDPKIHSQIQDNQTALLATQLAVKLANKYQRRLHILHMSTAEEADFLRQDKPSWITAEVTPQHLLLNTNAYDTIGTWAQMNPPLKSPHDNEVLWQALLDGVIDFIATDHAPHTLAEKAQEYPNTPSGMPGVETSLPLMLTAAMQGRCTVAQVANWMSSAVAKGYGIANKGAIAPGYDADLVLVDLETYRPVVREELLTKCGWSPFEGWKLTGWPVITIVGGQIVYENGKVNTEVRGEALKFADS